In a single window of the Carassius carassius chromosome 26, fCarCar2.1, whole genome shotgun sequence genome:
- the LOC132105407 gene encoding putative nuclease HARBI1, which produces MACPLLDDVVDEDVLILRRAFRHKRVFRDRADPLAFSDEYLTERYRFSGDGIRYLCRLLGPNIQHRTARSHALTVPQMVCVALRFFASGMFLYSVGDAENLNKATICRTIRNVSLAMKSLVHIFITFPGHRRFIHIKEEFYKIAAFPNVIGTVDCTHIRIQRPSGAHERDYVYRKSFHSINVQMICDADCLITNLEAKWPGSVHDSRIFRASRIYQRLSLGEFSGVLLGDKGYACETFLMTPLTDPQTPAQQAYNHAHAKTRARIEMTFGLLKSRFQCLHHLRVSPDRVCDVTVACTVLHNIASLRKKSAPRVALDVDWDNAAIFPDNRNGRLVREQYIANYFS; this is translated from the exons ATGGCTTGCCCTTTGTTGGATGATGTAGTTGATGAGGATGTTTTAATACTCAGACGAGCATTCAGGCACAAAAGAGTCTTCCGAGATAGGGCAGACCCATTGGCATTTTCAGACGAATATCTGACTGAGAGGTACAGATTCTCAGGTGATGGCATCAGATATTTGTGTAGGCTGCTGGGTCCAAACATACAGCACAGGACAGCACGGAGCCATGCTCTCACTGTCCCACAGATGGTCTGCGTAGCACTGCGATTCTTTGCAAGTGGCATGTTTCTGTATTCTGTCGGTGATGCAGAAAACCTCAATAAAGCCACTATTTGCCGCACAATAAGAAATGTAAGTCTGGCAATGAAATCTCTTGTGCACATATTTATCACCTTCCCTGGTCACAGAAGATTCATTCACATCAAGGAGGAGTTCTACAAGATTGCAG cTTTTCCTAATGTAATTGGTACAGTGGATTGCACCCATATTCGTATCCAACGCCCCTCAGGGGCACATGAGAGAGATTATGTTTACAGGAAATCCTTCCACAGTATCAATGTTCAG ATGATCTGTGATGCTGACTGCCTTATTACAAATTTAGAGGCAAAGTGGCCTGGCTCAGTCCATGACTCCAGAATCTTTCGGGCCAGTAGAATTTACCAGAGACTCTCTCTAG GTGAGTTCTCTGGTGTGCTGCTGGGGGACAAAGGCTATGCCTGTGAGACATTTCTGATGACTCCCCTTACAGACCCCCAAACCCCAGCACAGCAAGCTTACAACCATGCCCATGCCAAAACCAGGGCTCGAATTGAAATGACCTTCGGCCTCCTGAAATCACGATTTCAGTGCCTGCACCACCTGAGGGTCTCCCCAGACAGAGTATGTGATGTGACTGTTGCCTGCACAGTGCTGCACAATATTGCCAGcctaagaaaaaaaagtgctcCCAGAGTTGCTTTGGATGTTGATTGGGACAATGCTGCCATATTCCCAGATAACAGAAATGGTAGACTTGTTAGAGAACAATACATTGcaaattatttcagttaa